From a region of the Epinephelus fuscoguttatus linkage group LG21, E.fuscoguttatus.final_Chr_v1 genome:
- the rpl22l1 gene encoding 60S ribosomal protein L22-like 1 isoform X2 — translation MESWTLQTLAPFPSSKYTRVLFPSASLCSVQQEIFLKERIKVNGKTGNLGNIVQVGRMKNKINVTSEKQFSKRYLKYLTKKYLKKNNLRDWLRVVASDKETYELRYFQISQDDEESETDE, via the exons ATGGAATCCTGGACTCTGCAAACTTT GGCCCCCTTCCCTAGCTCCAAATATACTAGGGTTCTCTTCCCTAGTGCGTCACTGTGTTCTGTCCAACAGGAAATCTTCCTTAAAGAGAGGATAAAGGTCAACGGAAAGACGGGGAATCTGGGTAACATCGTCCAGGTCGGCCGCATGAAGAACAAGATCAATGTCACGTCTGAGAAGCAGTTCTCCAAAAG GTATCTGAAGTACCTAACGAAGAAGTACCTGAAGAAGAACAACCTCCGCGACTGGCTGAGAGTGGTGGCATCCGACAAGGAGACGTACGAGCTGCGTTACTTCCAGATCAGTCAGGACGACGAGGAGTCGGAGACAGATGAAtaa
- the rpl22l1 gene encoding 60S ribosomal protein L22-like 1 isoform X1, translated as MAPLKQKRPTVGKKAKKGASWKFTLDLTHPVEDGILDSANFEIFLKERIKVNGKTGNLGNIVQVGRMKNKINVTSEKQFSKRYLKYLTKKYLKKNNLRDWLRVVASDKETYELRYFQISQDDEESETDE; from the exons ATGGCGCCG CTCAAACAGAAGAGACCAACTGTTGGCAAGAAGGCCAAAAAGGGAGCTTCATGGAAGTTCACCTTGGACCTGACCCACCCTGTGGAGGATGGAATCCTGGACTCTGCAAACTTT GAAATCTTCCTTAAAGAGAGGATAAAGGTCAACGGAAAGACGGGGAATCTGGGTAACATCGTCCAGGTCGGCCGCATGAAGAACAAGATCAATGTCACGTCTGAGAAGCAGTTCTCCAAAAG GTATCTGAAGTACCTAACGAAGAAGTACCTGAAGAAGAACAACCTCCGCGACTGGCTGAGAGTGGTGGCATCCGACAAGGAGACGTACGAGCTGCGTTACTTCCAGATCAGTCAGGACGACGAGGAGTCGGAGACAGATGAAtaa